CTGTAAGTAAGCGGGCATTGGATTTGCAAGTTCTTAATTAGTAAAAAACGTCTGCATAATTAACCAAGGGTCGCTGAATAAACCGCGCAACTGCTCAACTACGTAGATAGTCCATCGATGAGTCAGGTAAGGCTTCGATGGGAAGCGATCCCGGTTCGTATCGGATGTCACCTCTCCACGTCGAATTCTCCACAGAGTCGTCCCAATAGGAATGAGCGGCCAACGGGAGCGTGCAGACTCCGAATGAGACTGTATCTGGACAGGGTAGTTCGATATACCAAGCATTACTGGCGATGGTGTCGACGGACAGTGTAGTTCGGGGCAGAAACAACACCTGTCGGCTGTCTGGATCCGATATTCTCTGATTTACTATAAGGTCAGTTTACGTGTGACAACGTGGAGACATCATGACCTGCTATCCCACGCTCTCCTCGGTCGCCGAACGCGACGAATCGGAGGCTGGACCACCAGTTACTGTTACCCTGAGGAGCGGAAGCGAACTGCGAGATAGTGTCACGGTCTCGAATCTCAGTCCATCGTTTCGAATCGCGAGGAGCACATAGATGGCCATTGAGAAGGACCACACGAGACGAACTACTACTTCACCGGGGGCCGAGCGATTACTACTCCCATACGACAGCGAAGAACAACCAGTCGTCAGTGTCGTCCTCCCGACGCTAAACGAGGAAGCGGGTATCGGCGAGTGCATGGAGCGCATCGAGACCGCGCTCGAAGAGCTGGACGTCCCCGGCGAGGTCATCGTCAGCGACAGCTCGACCGACCGAACGCCCGAGATAGCTCGCGAGAACGGCGGCATCGTCGTCAAGCCCGACAAGGAGGGCTACGGCTACGCCTACCGGTACGGGTTCCAGTTCGCTCGCGGGGAGTACATCGTCATGGGCGACGCAGACACGACCTACGACTTCGAGTCCATCCCGAGACTACTCGCGCCGCTAGAGCGAGACGAGGCGGATATCGTCCTTGGCAGCCGGTTCGAGGGACGAATCGAGTCGGACTCGATGCCGCCGCTGCACAAGTACGTCGGTAATCCACTGCTCACGAAATTCCTCAACACCTTCTACGACGCCGGTGTGACCGACGCACACAGCGGCTTTCGCATCTTCAGGCGCGAGCTCCTCGACGACCTCGAACTCCGCTCAGACGGGATGGAGTTCGCCAGCGAGATGATTATGTCCGCGGCGGAGAACGACCTCAGGATTCGGGAGGTACCCATAGTCTACCACAGCCGGAAGGGCGAAGAGACACTGGATAGTTTCAGTGATGGCTGGCGACACGTCAAGTTCATGCTGTTGAACGCGCCGCGATACCTCTTTACCGTCCCGAGTATCCTCGCGACCGGCGTCGGTGTCCTCGTCATGCTCGCGTCGTTACTTCGTATCGAGTTCGCTACCGTAAATTTCGGCACCTACACGTTAGTCGCCGGAAGCCTTCTCACTGTGATGGGGTATCAGATCGGTAGTCTCGCAGTGTTCAGTTCGGTCGCGTCGAATCCGATTCAGGAGCCCTCGGACCCGGTCACGAACTGGGTGCGAGAGACGATGAGCCTGGAACAGGGGACGCTGCTGGGACTGGGAATCTTCACTGTCGGTGGCGTCGCCACAACGGTCATGGCCGTCGACTGGGTCTCGAGTGGATACACGGCCGAACCGCCGCTGATGTGGCTCTTGCTCGCGTTCACCGTGTTGCTCGTCGGGATGCAGACGATATTCTTTTCATTTTTCCTGGCGATGCTGGTCAACGACCGCAACACGACGTACGAGACCACCACACAGGAATCGGATCAACTCATGGTCTCCCAGGGCACGCAGGACTGAGACGAGGGCGGGGACGATACGCCCGACACCGCTGTCGATGCACATAAGTCGACCCGAGCAAACCGAGGACCATGCGCCAGTTCGTCGTCGTCGGTCACGACGCACCCACGACACCGGACTTCTCGCTCGACGACCTCGCCGGAGCAGCCGGTCGGCTCGACGTCCTCTGTCGCTGCGTCAACAGCGCCTTCTTCCTCAGCCACGACATCCGCACGGACGTCCGCGCCCACCTCGTGCTCGCCGACGAATACACGGTCACCTTCGACGGGAGCGACCTCCGGCGACTCAACCCAGACGAGCGCTCGACCGCCGCGCTCGTCCGAAATGCCCTCGAAGAGCGTGAGGAAGCCATCGGACACATCCCCGTCGAGACGTCCCCCGGGGTTTCGCTCACGCGCCGTGGGTTCGAGGGGACCGTCGAAGACGTCGCCGCCCGTGGGACAGTCGTCCAACTCCACGAGGACGGCGACCCTGTCGTCGACGCCGACCCACCGTCGAACCCGGTGTTCGTCCTCTCGGACCACCACGACTTCGAGCCGAACGAAGCCGACCTGCTCGCGGATTACGCCGAAGAACGTGTCTCACTCGGTCCAAAGGCGCTCCACGCCGACCACGCGATTACGGTCGCGCACAACTACCTCGATACCGAGGGGTTCACACAGTACTGAAACACATCTTCGAACAGACAGCCTCCTCTCGCAGAGTCACAGGCTATACATACCAGTTCTGCCAACTGGCGAGCAACCACTGAGCAATGAAGATTCGAGTGCCGCTGCTGCCGCGCTGGCTTCGCTGGAGTTTCGTCGTCGGTATCGCAGGGTTCATCTTCTACACGTCGATTCTCGTCGCACCACCGAGTTCGCCGATAGATACACTCAGGTTCGAACTCATTCCGCTAGACAAGTGGCGTCACTTCCTCGCGTACGGTGTGCTGGCGGGAGCGATACTGTATGCCACCGTGGACAGGCAGGTGTCGGTTCTCGGGAGTGTCTCACTCGTCGTCGGTCTCGCATTCGTCTACGGTGTCGGTATCGAGTTCGGCCAGTCGCTGATTCCGAACCGGTACTTCTCCCTGCTGGACGCGTACGCCAATTTCCTGGGAACACTCCTCGTCACGCCGTGGTATCTCGTCCGACGACACGTGGAGTTCGCCGAGGTGCGGACCTGGATTTCAGAGTTCAGGGTGACGACGGACACCCAGCAGGAGTAACCGTCGAGGAGTCGTGCCAGAAGAATTTTGCCGCGTCAGTCGTTGGAGGCTGTATGATGGGTCCCTGCGACAGCACTCGAACGGTACGGCTCGGAACCAGCACACCGCCTCCCGCTCGACAGTATTCGGATGACTGAGCACGACCGGCTAGACCGCCGGACAGTCCTCGGCGCACTCGCCAGCGCCGGTGCCGGAGCGGTCGCGGGCTGTGGCGCACTCCAGGGCGAGAGCGACAGCGAAGCGACGGAAGTAGAGGACGACCGTGCCCACGACCTCGCAGCGCAGTTCGCGCCGGTCGTCTACTTCGACGAGTACGAGCCGTGGTTCCCGACGGACCCGCGACCGTACACCAGCGAACAGGACGGCGAGACCATCGTCACCGGGTTCGACGCCTTCGACGGCTACCACGAGCGATTCACGGGCGACCAGCCCCCGAACCCGACCGTATTCTATAACGTCGTCCAGTACGAGGAGTCGCCGCTGGCGGCGGTCCAGTTCTGGATGTACTCCGCGTTCGACCAGTTCACGACGAACTTCCACTGGCACGACTGGGAGGTGCTGCACGTCTTCGTCGACACCGACTCCGGCGAGCCACAGCTCTACGTCGCCAGTTCGCACTCCCGGAAGGTCCCGAACAACGAATTTCTGGACCCCGAGCCGGACAGCGTCCCGCGCATCCTCTCTGAACTGGGCTCGCACTCCAGTGCGCTCTCGCTGAACGACATCCCGGACCGCTTCCAGCGGTTACCGACGGGCAACTCCTTTGCCGACATCACGAACAGCCCCATCGAGACCATCGAGGACATCGCCTCGATACCGCTGGCCTACGGCCTCCCGCGCGACGAGGGCCGGCGCTTGCCCTACGTGGTCCCGGAACTCGACGGCGCACCCATCTACGAGGACGACCGCTTGCCCTCGGTCGAAGAGTCCGACCTCGTCGACCAGCGCCTGGCGATCCGGTCCTTCGACGCGCTCTCGTCGCCACCGTCGGACCTGCCGGGACGGTCGACGGGGCTCGTCTTCGACCACGAGGAGCGTGAGGGCGACGCCGACGTCGAATATGCGCTGGCGCCGACGAGTGAAATCGAGCACATCACGGACTTCACCGGCCCGCAGTTGAGTTTCGAGTTCGCGGTCCCGCAGTTCGCCGAGGACGCCATCGCCGGGCACATCACGACAACAGGGGCACCCTGGGGCCAGCCCCGGTACGCGAACCCGGCGGCCGATATCTCGGAGCCGAACCACCGACGGGCGCTGGCCGACCGCTACGAGGCCATCGGTGCGCCGTCGTCGGTCAACAGCGTCGTCGCGCAGGTCACCGCGGCAGTCACCACCGACGCGGCACCCGACGGCGAAGGGCTGACGACCGAATCCTCGCCCGTCGAAGCGCTCGTAGTACTCGAAAGCGACCCGGAAGCCGCGCCGACGTTCGGCGGCGTGGCGGCGCTTCAGGACGTCCCGGCAGGTGAGCACCGACTCACCGTCAACGGTGCGGGACAGGCGCCACATAGCGAGGCGGTGTCGGTCAGCGAGAACGAGGGAGAGAACTCGGTCACGACAGCAGGTGTCGACGGCGAGATCCCGCTGGTCGCCCGCGAGTCGGCGACGAAGCTGGAGGTCGACAGCGACGGAGCCGACAGCGACCTGACCGACCTCGCCGTCGAAGACGACTTCGCGGGGCGACTGTACGACGCCCCGCTGTCGGGGCCGGACGCCGTCTACGTCCATCGCGGCGGTGCCTACACCACAGAAGTTCGCGACAGCGACGACGAGGTGGGCGCGTTCCGGGTGAACCCCGACCCCGAGGGCGGCGAGGGCGTTCGTATCGACCGGCCGAACACCGGCAAGGCGTCGCTGGCGACGTTCCTGGCCGACATCAGCGACGAGACGCGTGCCGAAGTCGCCGCGGTGGCCGACGGCGACGACGAGAGTGACGATAGCGACGAGAGTGGAGCGTCCGGGTCGCAGCAGCGACAGACCGACGGCGGTGGGCAGTCGAACGCCGTCCAGGGGCTCGCCCAGGCGCTCGGTGCCGTGGCCGAGGCAGCGCGGCGAGCAGCCGAACGGGCCGAGAACGGCGAGCGCGGCCGGGCCGACGAGAGCCTGCAGACGGTCATCGACCGGCTCGGACGCGTCGCTGGACGACTCGCCGAGGCCCAGTCCGACCTCCCCGGCGGACTCGCGAACGCGACGGAGCGTCGGCTCGAACAAGCCCAGCGCCGTTCTGAGCAAGCGAGGAACGCGAACAAACTCTGAATAGAGATGTGATTGGAGACCATCACCGGTAAGTCTTCGACGCCCCCAGCCACGGGCATGACCGACGACCTCGCGTGGGAGACGCTCGCCGCCGACACCGCCTACACCTGTCCGGGCTTCGACGTGGTTCACGAGGACGTGCGCCTGCCCGACGGTACCGAGACGGACTTCGATTACTTCCACGAGGGCGAGAGCGTGGTCATCCTGCCGTTCACGTCCGAGGGAGCGGTGGTCGTCATCGAAGAGTGGCGACAGGCGGTCAAACGGGTGAACTACGGCCTCCCCGCTGGAAGCATGGAGGACCACGACGACGACCCCGAGACGGCCGTCGGCCGCGAACTCGCCGAGGAGACCGGCTACGAGGCGGGATCAGTCGAGTACCTCTACAGTGCCGAACCCGCGAACGGCTACTCCGATTCGGTGTTCCACTACTTCGTCGCCCAGGACTGTGAGCCGACCGCCGAGCAGAACCTGGATTTCAACGAGTCCATCCACGTGGAGACGACCGAGTTCGAGTCGCTCGTGGAGAGGGTTCGAGAGGGTGAACTGCGGGACGGCCGCTCCGCGATCGGGATTCTCTACTACGCGCTGTTCGAGCAGTGATTGATGTCAATCATTTTATCTATGCGCGAAATATCTAAAACCAAGAGAAGTCCCGCTGACTGAGGCAGAGAAAACTAGAATGCGCAGCGGCCGATGCAACTCTGGTGTCGAATCGGACGAAGACGACATCGACGAGATTCGCTACGGGTAGCCCGGGAACACAACCCTTAGGCGCGCCCCCGCCCGACGACGGACAATGACGAACTTCGAGGTCCGCCAGTACGACGCCGCGGGCCGCCTGGGAAAAGTCGAGGTCCCACGCGCCGGCGTCACCGTCGAGACGCCGACCATCCTCCCGGTCGTGAACCCGCACGTCCAGACCATCGACCCGGCGGCGCTGGAATCCGAGTTCGGGGCCGAGATTCTCATCACGAACAGCTACATCCTGCACAAGTCCGACGAACTCCGCGAGCCGGCGCTCGAACAGGGCCTGCACGACCTGCTGGACTTCTCGGGGGCCATCATGACCGATTCGGGCTCGTTCCAGCTGGCCGAGTACGGCGAGATATCGGTGACGACCGAGGAGATTCTCGAGTTCCAGCACGACATCGGGAGCGACATCGGGACGCCGGTCGACATCCCCACACCGCCGGATGTCGACCGCGAGCAGGCCGAAGACGAGCTGGCGACGACCCAGGACCGACTGGAGCGCGCCGCGAGCGTCGACACCGGCGAGATGCTCGTCAGCGCCCCGGTCCAGGGCTCGACGTACCCGGACCTCCGGGAGCAGGCGGGCCATCACGCCGTCGAGACCGGCCTCGACGTCTTCCCCCTCGGTGCCGTCGTCCCGCTGATGAACGAGTACCGCTACGCCGACCTCGCGGACGTGGTGGCGGCGTGCAAGCGTGGTCTGGGTGAGGTGGGGCCGGTCCACCTCTTCGGCGCGGGCCACCCGATGATGTTCGCGATGGCCGCCGCGCTGGGCTGTGACCTCTTCGATTCGGCGGCGTACGCACTCTACGCTCGCGACGACCGGTACCTGACGGTGCGGGGAACCCAGCAACTCGACGACCTGGACTACTTCCCGTGTCACTGCCCGGTCTGTACGGAGTACACACCCGACGAACTCGACTCGCTGGACGAAGACGCACGCGAGGACCTGCTCGCCCGACACAACCTCCACGTCACCTACGGCGAGATTCGGACCGTCAGGCAGGCCATCCGCAGCGGGAACCTCATGGAGCTGGTCGACTCGCGGGCTCGCGGTCACCCGTCGATGGTCGACGGCTACCGCACCCTGCTGGACCACGCCGAGCAACTCGAACGGTCGGACCCCGCCTCGAAGCACGCGATGTTCTACACCTCACACGAGAGCGCGCGTCGACCCGAAGTGCTGCGCCACCACGAGCGTCTCGACCGGTTCGACCTCGAAGGTGACGAAGTGCTGCTGACCGAGGGCGGGTCGAACGACCGCTACGACGAGACGTGGGGCGTCCTGCCGCCCTTCGGTCCGTACCCGCGCGAACTCTCGGAGACCTATCCGCTGAACGCCGAGACGCCCGAGCGAACCGACCGGGCAGCTTGTGAAGCAGCGGCCGACGGCGTGGCGCGACTGGTCGACTGTCATCCCAAGGTCTCGTTCACGCTGGTCCACGACGACTGGCCGGAGACGGCGCTCACGCGAGTGCCCGACCAGGTGCGAGTTCGCGACCTCCACGAGCGGGACTGAGCGGGCTACGAACGGATCCGTGACCCCCCGGGCTCACACTCCGTCGAGGTGTCGCCACGCTGCCCCGTCGGCGCTGGTGGGGACTGCGACGCGAACCGTCGCGTCCGATTCGACCCTGGCGTGGTCGAACTCCCGACCCCCGTCGACCGACCTGTCGGCCCACGACACCAGTCGCACGTCGTCGACGAACGCCGTTCTCGTCCCGGCGTTCGGTGGTGCGAGGATCACGAGGCAGTTGAGGTGCGTCGCGTCGTCGGGAACGGTGAAATCGTGGCTGAGGACGCCCCACGTCTCGCCAGTCGGCGGGAGCGAGAACGAGTCGCGGTGGATCGACGACCCGTCGGTGTCGGCGTACCAGGCGAGTTCGACAGTCAGGCCGGACGCGACCGCGGTGCGGTAGCGGGCCGTGAGCGTCAGGTCGCCGTCGACCGGAATCCGGTGGGCGTTCGAGAGGACGACGTTCTGTGAGTTGCCGGCGATGCGCTGCAGGCGGATCCCGCCGCTGCCCTCGTATCCGAACGACGCGCCGGTCGCAGGCGGAGTGCGGCTGAAGCGCCACAGCGTGCCGTCGTACCCGGAGCCGTCGACGTCGACGCTCTCGAAGGTCCCGGTCGGGAGCAGGTCGCGGCCGAGGCGGACGGCTCCACGTTCGACGGCGCGAATCGGGCCCGTCTTCCGGGCGTAGGTCCGGTCCCCGGAGAAGTCGAGCGCCGTCGTGGTCGCCGGTTCCACGCCTGTGCCGCCCGCGAGCCCGGTCGGCGTGACCGAGACGGTTCCGTCTGAGCGACCCGCGGTCCGCCAGGAGAGGGCTCGGTTCGGTTTCCCCACGACGCCCCGGGGCACGAATCCCTCGAGCAAGAGTGGGTCGACGACGACCCGTTCGACGCCGTCGGCCGTCACGTAAGCCGTCAGGAGCGCCGACGGCAGCGTCTGCCAGAGCGTCTGGTCGAACACGAGGTTGCCGAGCGACCACGCGACGACGGCTCCGTCGAGCGTTTCGAGCCCGCCGGTGACGTGTGGATGGTGGTTGACGACGAGGTCGGCACCCGCGGCAGCCGCTGTCTCGGTGAGTCGACGCATCGTCGGCGTCGGGGTCGACTGATACGCCTCCCCACCGTGAATCTGAACCACCACCACGTCGTTGCGGTCGGCCGCGGCGGCGACGTGGTCAGCGAGTCGGTCGGGCGTCGCCTCCGCGACCCCGACGCCGGCTGGGACGGTCGTCGTGGTCCCGTCGTCGGTCGCCGACCCCCGCTCGCTTCGGTCGGCCGACCAGTGCAGGGCAAACCGGTCGCCGACGAGCGTCGTGCAGGACAGCATCGCGATGGAGACGCCGGCGACGTCGGTCGTCGCGGGCCGCCACGCCGCAGACGGTGACTGCCCAGCGCCCGAGTGCTCGATCCCCGCTGCATCGAGCGTTCTGGTGGTGTCAGCGAGCCCCGCCTGGAGTGCGTCGAAAGCGTGGTTGTTGCCGAGGGCCACGTAGTCGACGCCGGCGTCGGCGAGTGCCCGCCCGGCGACAGGGTGGGAGGCGTACTCGTACCGTTTGTCGGGGTGCCGAACCGTCGATTGCGTCAGCGGCGTCTCGAGGTTCACCGACGTGACGTCGGCGCTCTGCAACAGGGGTTTGATGCCGGCGAGGATCCGGTCGTGGTCGGCCCGCCGGTCGGACTCGCGAATGTGAGCGTGTGGGTTCAGCGGGTCCGTCGGGCGGTCGTAGAACCGCCGAGCGAACATCACGTCGCCGCCGAAGGCGAGCGCGGCAGTGCCGGCGGCCCCGACGACCGTCACGTCGGTCGCCGTGCCGGGTGCCCCGGCCACGAGCCGCTCGATGTACCCCGGAGCCGTGACGCGGAGCCAGACCGGGCGCTCGGTCCGAAGGCGAAAGCGGCCGGCGTCGTCCGTCGTCGTCCCGCCCACGCGCCCCTCGCTGCCGACGACCGCCTCGACGGTAGCACCGGTGACCGCCTCGCCCGCCGTGTCCCGGACGCGACCCGAGAGTGGCCCGGCGGTCGATTGCTGACTCCCCTCACCCGTCCCCGGTTGGGGGAAGACGCGAGTCACCGACGAACAGCCAGCGAGACCGCTCGCCGCGCCCAGTCCGAGGCTCCGTAACAGCGTGCGCCGAGACAGTGGTCCGGTGGGTGGCATCTGTACTCAGCGCCCCTCGACCGGTTTTCCGTCAGCGACCCGGTCGGGCGGACTCGATTCGACACGCTCGGCCCGGGCGTCCACTTCCGCGAGGAGCGAGCGCATGAACTCCGTGACGGTGTTACCCATCAGCATCACGGGATTGCCAGCCTCCAGCGCGGCGTCGAGGACGGCCGCCGGTTCGCTGTCCGTGCCGTGAGAGACGACGGGGAACGTCGCGTTCGTCTCGAACAGCGTCCGGTCATAACCGACCACGTGGGCACGCTCGATGGCGTTCGCATCGGCGAGTTCGCCGAGGTAGCGGAGGAACGACGCCGTCCGGCCGCGGCGGTCGCGCCTGAGGTTCAGCAGCGGTTCGACGACGGTGTCCGTGTCGCCGACCAGTGACCGGCGGGCGAGTTCCGTACTCTGGACGTCGTTGACCGGCGCCGCGTTGAACACGCGCCCGCCGGGGAGCCGACGCCAGGTCGGTCTGAGACGGTCGAGGTACCCCTCGCGTCGGGTCTCGGAGAGCGGCGGTTCACCGAGCGCCCCGAAGACGGCGTCCAGGCCGTAGACGCACTCGGCCCCCGGCGTCGAGCGGTCCTCGGGCGCGATGTCGACGAACATCACCGGCGCGTCGCGGCGGTCGAGTTCCGCCCGGAGGTAGCGACGGAGCGCCTCGTCTTGCTCGCCACAGACGACCGGCGTGCCACTCGGGACAGCGCGGGCGAGCGCACGAGCGATCTGGATCCGGTCGCGGCCGAGGGTATCGAGGTGGTCTTCGCGGACGTTGGTGAGAAAGAGGAGGTCCGGATCGACGAACTGCTCGTTGACGAGTCGCGTCGTGTACTGCCTGATGCCCTGGTTCTCGACGATGGCCACGTCGACGTCGTCGAACCGGGCGAGTTCGCGTTCGTTCTCGTAGAGTCGGACCGTCTCCTCACGGGTAACCGTCTGGACGGTGCCGTTGTACAGGACCTGGGGGACGTCGCCGGTGATCTTTGCGAACGTGTCGTACCCGCGAGCGGTGAACACATCGTGGAGCCAGCGGGTCATCGTCGATTTCCCACGGACGCCGGCGACGACGATCCGGTAGTCGATCTGCCGCAGGTGCCGGCGGTGGGCCGGTCCGG
This DNA window, taken from Haloarcula ordinaria, encodes the following:
- a CDS encoding CapA family protein, with translation MPPTGPLSRRTLLRSLGLGAASGLAGCSSVTRVFPQPGTGEGSQQSTAGPLSGRVRDTAGEAVTGATVEAVVGSEGRVGGTTTDDAGRFRLRTERPVWLRVTAPGYIERLVAGAPGTATDVTVVGAAGTAALAFGGDVMFARRFYDRPTDPLNPHAHIRESDRRADHDRILAGIKPLLQSADVTSVNLETPLTQSTVRHPDKRYEYASHPVAGRALADAGVDYVALGNNHAFDALQAGLADTTRTLDAAGIEHSGAGQSPSAAWRPATTDVAGVSIAMLSCTTLVGDRFALHWSADRSERGSATDDGTTTTVPAGVGVAEATPDRLADHVAAAADRNDVVVVQIHGGEAYQSTPTPTMRRLTETAAAAGADLVVNHHPHVTGGLETLDGAVVAWSLGNLVFDQTLWQTLPSALLTAYVTADGVERVVVDPLLLEGFVPRGVVGKPNRALSWRTAGRSDGTVSVTPTGLAGGTGVEPATTTALDFSGDRTYARKTGPIRAVERGAVRLGRDLLPTGTFESVDVDGSGYDGTLWRFSRTPPATGASFGYEGSGGIRLQRIAGNSQNVVLSNAHRIPVDGDLTLTARYRTAVASGLTVELAWYADTDGSSIHRDSFSLPPTGETWGVLSHDFTVPDDATHLNCLVILAPPNAGTRTAFVDDVRLVSWADRSVDGGREFDHARVESDATVRVAVPTSADGAAWRHLDGV
- a CDS encoding VanZ family protein, whose product is MKIRVPLLPRWLRWSFVVGIAGFIFYTSILVAPPSSPIDTLRFELIPLDKWRHFLAYGVLAGAILYATVDRQVSVLGSVSLVVGLAFVYGVGIEFGQSLIPNRYFSLLDAYANFLGTLLVTPWYLVRRHVEFAEVRTWISEFRVTTDTQQE
- the trmY gene encoding tRNA (pseudouridine(54)-N(1))-methyltransferase TrmY — its product is MRQFVVVGHDAPTTPDFSLDDLAGAAGRLDVLCRCVNSAFFLSHDIRTDVRAHLVLADEYTVTFDGSDLRRLNPDERSTAALVRNALEEREEAIGHIPVETSPGVSLTRRGFEGTVEDVAARGTVVQLHEDGDPVVDADPPSNPVFVLSDHHDFEPNEADLLADYAEERVSLGPKALHADHAITVAHNYLDTEGFTQY
- a CDS encoding NUDIX hydrolase; its protein translation is MTDDLAWETLAADTAYTCPGFDVVHEDVRLPDGTETDFDYFHEGESVVILPFTSEGAVVVIEEWRQAVKRVNYGLPAGSMEDHDDDPETAVGRELAEETGYEAGSVEYLYSAEPANGYSDSVFHYFVAQDCEPTAEQNLDFNESIHVETTEFESLVERVREGELRDGRSAIGILYYALFEQ
- a CDS encoding glycosyltransferase family 2 protein encodes the protein MAIEKDHTRRTTTSPGAERLLLPYDSEEQPVVSVVLPTLNEEAGIGECMERIETALEELDVPGEVIVSDSSTDRTPEIARENGGIVVKPDKEGYGYAYRYGFQFARGEYIVMGDADTTYDFESIPRLLAPLERDEADIVLGSRFEGRIESDSMPPLHKYVGNPLLTKFLNTFYDAGVTDAHSGFRIFRRELLDDLELRSDGMEFASEMIMSAAENDLRIREVPIVYHSRKGEETLDSFSDGWRHVKFMLLNAPRYLFTVPSILATGVGVLVMLASLLRIEFATVNFGTYTLVAGSLLTVMGYQIGSLAVFSSVASNPIQEPSDPVTNWVRETMSLEQGTLLGLGIFTVGGVATTVMAVDWVSSGYTAEPPLMWLLLAFTVLLVGMQTIFFSFFLAMLVNDRNTTYETTTQESDQLMVSQGTQD
- the tgtA gene encoding tRNA guanosine(15) transglycosylase TgtA, coding for MTNFEVRQYDAAGRLGKVEVPRAGVTVETPTILPVVNPHVQTIDPAALESEFGAEILITNSYILHKSDELREPALEQGLHDLLDFSGAIMTDSGSFQLAEYGEISVTTEEILEFQHDIGSDIGTPVDIPTPPDVDREQAEDELATTQDRLERAASVDTGEMLVSAPVQGSTYPDLREQAGHHAVETGLDVFPLGAVVPLMNEYRYADLADVVAACKRGLGEVGPVHLFGAGHPMMFAMAAALGCDLFDSAAYALYARDDRYLTVRGTQQLDDLDYFPCHCPVCTEYTPDELDSLDEDAREDLLARHNLHVTYGEIRTVRQAIRSGNLMELVDSRARGHPSMVDGYRTLLDHAEQLERSDPASKHAMFYTSHESARRPEVLRHHERLDRFDLEGDEVLLTEGGSNDRYDETWGVLPPFGPYPRELSETYPLNAETPERTDRAACEAAADGVARLVDCHPKVSFTLVHDDWPETALTRVPDQVRVRDLHERD
- a CDS encoding Mur ligase family protein → MTTDAAGRLRALLGRLGSELAHALGAGPAHRRHLRQIDYRIVVAGVRGKSTMTRWLHDVFTARGYDTFAKITGDVPQVLYNGTVQTVTREETVRLYENERELARFDDVDVAIVENQGIRQYTTRLVNEQFVDPDLLFLTNVREDHLDTLGRDRIQIARALARAVPSGTPVVCGEQDEALRRYLRAELDRRDAPVMFVDIAPEDRSTPGAECVYGLDAVFGALGEPPLSETRREGYLDRLRPTWRRLPGGRVFNAAPVNDVQSTELARRSLVGDTDTVVEPLLNLRRDRRGRTASFLRYLGELADANAIERAHVVGYDRTLFETNATFPVVSHGTDSEPAAVLDAALEAGNPVMLMGNTVTEFMRSLLAEVDARAERVESSPPDRVADGKPVEGR